TGCAGTCAAACACACTTTCGGAAAGTTTTAGCATATAGTTTTGAAGGAGAATATACTTACGTGTAGCTTAATTACCACCATTGGAGTAAAGGTTATGATTTAGGGGGCGTTTTGCATCGACCTGTTCCTACAACATCGCtacatttacattcaaataGCACAGTCTGTACCTGGTGCCCTATTCTCGGCAACAGTCAACGTACATAATAGACAAGctgtacaaacacaaacacatgaaAATAGTGACTTATTTTAGGAATGACTCGGCGTCACCACAGAATAACTGAGGTTGAGGATGCAAAGCGCTGTTAACCAAGAGTAAGAAGTTTTGGaataatatttgttattaaCACACAATTCCGGCATAAAAGCCAGTTTTTGAATGTGAAACACAAGTACTAACAGGGACCTTAAAGTCACAAACCGTGTATCGACAACCTGTTTGTTGAATTTCTAATTTGTTATATCAATGTACATGCTTATGTTCAAGGAATATTTTTCAGGAAAAGTTGTTGGCACATTGATATCGGTAGAGGCATCGGATTCTTTTATATAGCGGTGTAAGTATGTAAACGACTAAATTGTCACATTTAATCTATCAACACTTTCATATACGTTGTATACATCTAGATAAAAAGACGCCTTCGCCATGACCTCTGAAGATGTATCTCCGTCAACAAGAGTGATTTTGTGGGTTAATGCAAGGTCGAGATCAACTGCTCTTGAGTTGGCAATTGCATCCGACGAAAGTATCAAGATCTTTCATGAAGAGTTTTCTATGGCGTACTTTAATGGGGAGGAACGGCAATGCAGTAAGAAACATTCTGAACTGGGTCCAGTTCTACAGAACTACAAGTATGGTGATGTCAAAGAGCGACTGGAAAAGCCATATCCTGGAAAGACAGCAGTGTTTGTAAAGGAAGGAGCTGTAACACTAGGAGGCAGGGATCATTACAAGTATATTCCAAGAGGTTATCTGAATACGTTTCTCATTCGAAATCCTCGTGCTGCTATCCTGTCAACTTATAGATCACAAAAAGGCAATGGTACCCGACGTCGACGACGAAACGTTGATTGAGTTAACTAAGGATACTGGGGACATGTTACCTATTTATGAACTGTACAAATACGTGACAGAAGAATGCCAACAACGACCGATTTTAATACACTCAGAAGACTTAGCCAACGCACCTAAGGAAACACTGCAGAAATACTGCCAGGCAACCGCGATCACATTCAAGGAATCATTCCTCAACTGGAAACCAGGTAATGTTGAACATTTCCATGAAGGACACAAGGATAATGCTAACTTTATGACATCCTTTCATGCAAATGCTGTGGGTAGTTCACGTTTTCAACCTTCATCGGATCAACACGTCGATGTATCCGAATTACCCGAGGAGCTGCAAAAATGGAGTGAAACATTCATGCCTCTTTATGAGGAAATGATTCGTCAAAAACTATAAGAATAATGTAGAAATTAATATAGTGGGCGATTTTCCTTGTCCGCAATTACAAACTGTTTCATAGCTTTCAACAATGCCTATACATGATACCCTGTTTTTCTGACAGCATTATGGGCGGgttcaatagttcaatgtagtaTAAAAACTAATCTCTTTTAGTTAGGCATATTTAGGCTCCTAATTGAATTagcaaaaaaatgaaaattgtttcagaccgcaatatcaatttcaaatcagtatgttgTTAGTTTGTAGTGAGGAAAAtgtagttcttttgttgacactttactttatctTGGTGCTATTCATTTCCAATTGCGAGCATTCTTCCATTTctgaattttgtattttttcttgaaatatttgtattcaagggCACAAAACAGATCTATTGATttagtaaaattgttttgtaggaactaaaatggctcaacccccACATCCCCTAATTATATAGACTTTAGTTGTTTATCCTACATTGCAATATTGATATCGGCCCTTATATGGTATGAATGTGAGTACACCTGTGAGAAGTTCGatcaataaaatgtaaaatatcattgaaatatcaaaatagctATACTGTCgattttattaaaaataaatggaaATTCATATTTTGGTTACTCTGGACATGTAAAATTACACgcatacatatataacattactaacagtattaaaacagATATTTACAGATATATGAAGGTTGTcattacacacacattaaaagGATGGTCACTCAGTGAAAGAATAAGCTCAACGTCTGGCGTTAAAGTTTAAAACTGTAATTGAACGTTGAGTTGTCTATTTTGCGACTATTCTGAATTTGAATTATAGTGGATTTATCTTCAAGTAATTTTATAGTAATGAACAGTGTGAATGAGATGTCAAGATTGACATTCTGTCTGAACTTGAAAGGATGGCATCTTATATGATATACAAGCAAGGAAGTTTGAATGATATATCAAACCACTTTTTATTGTGATCTGAAGTGACATTTCTAAACTGAAATATTCTTTTACAACTTGATCAATCTGAATATGTATTCAAATtgcgtgacctttgacccaaatttaaataatttttttcaagtatataTTTTACCGGCTAGTACCGTAAATCTATTAATATCGGATTATGAATTTCTTTTTTACATCCTCTTGATAAGTCTGCAACATTGTGGATGAATTGTATTTCTCCCGATTTGCAAGTTTGACTTCGAtaatttttgtcttttcttttaaaCTACACAGCCATGTACTAGTCTCGCTGCCTGACTTCGTGACTTGCATCTTTTTAAGGTAAGACGCATGAAGTGCGCCCCGAGCGACAAAGCCACGGGAGGTGATGGGTGACAAAACAACTAAACAATCATATATAATTTAGTTTATCAATACGCACGCTCGCACGCACATACGTTTGGATTTCCTACTGACAAGTTTTAAAATCTCGTCAAATCTCTTCAGCGTGACGAGTGCAATAAAGCGCCCTCATCATTTTATAAGGTTGTTCACAAGTCACATGATCGAAAGACTTGGACGTTGACGCTGTTAGGTGTCTAGTACAGGTAGGTAGAAGCcaatatgatattattattgTGAGTGAATGTCGAATATACTCCTTGTTGGAAGGAAGGAGCATTACGTTTTAAACATTTTAGAGTGAAATAGTTGACAGAAaacgaaaactacacaacatcAAAGTGAATTagaaaacgtagcaaaaagtgTTCAAGCCGTTCGTGTCTTTGGAGCAAACCACGCAACCATTGTTCTGTTTTTTGTTTAACATGTTTATGATAAGAGGTCAGGGCATGGACATTATTTCTGACACCCTCG
This portion of the Glandiceps talaboti chromosome 7, keGlaTala1.1, whole genome shotgun sequence genome encodes:
- the LOC144437917 gene encoding uncharacterized protein LOC144437917, encoding MLPIYELYKYVTEECQQRPILIHSEDLANAPKETLQKYCQATAITFKESFLNWKPGNVEHFHEGHKDNANFMTSFHANAVGSSRFQPSSDQHVDVSELPEELQKWSETFMPLYEEMIRQKL